A single region of the Cucumis melo cultivar AY chromosome 3, USDA_Cmelo_AY_1.0, whole genome shotgun sequence genome encodes:
- the LOC103504080 gene encoding E3 ubiquitin ligase BIG BROTHER-related-like produces the protein MEEQEDNNKQQQQQQQQLPQRISLAYVEQVNTDLIMALAMQQQEHEMAYTTLETIASESEEDESSDSNSNNGLNTNAASQREELICRWAFPDENEYMEGNEDGDYEGSDMDELNEDMEEDEDGDFEGFDLDELTYEELIALGEFIGEEKRGLPINEIPSCLHSSKFQTIENKSGIDRCVICQVEYDDGEELAALPCQHPYHSECIGEWLQIKRVCPICGTEVSSPNGSKNE, from the coding sequence ATGGAAGAGCAAGAGGATAATAAtaagcagcagcagcagcagcagcagcagcttCCCCAAAGGATTTCTCTTGCTTATGTTGAACAGGTGAACACAGATTTGATCATGGCCTTGGCAATGCAGCAGCAGGAGCATGAGATGGCCTATACGACGCTCGAGACCATTGCAAGCGAAAGCGAAGAAGATGAAAGTTCAGATTCCAACAGCAATAATGGTCTCAATACAAATGCCGCCTCACAAAGGGAAGAACTTATATGCCGGTGGGCATTTCCGGATGAAAATGAATATATGGAAGGAAATGAAGATGGGGATTATGAGGGTTCTGATATGGATGAGCTAAATGAAGAtatggaagaagatgaagatgggGATTTCGAGGGTTTTGATCTGGATGAGCTAACTTATGAGGAGTTGATTGCATTAGGGGAGTTCATTGGGGAAGAAAAGAGGGGCCTACCGATAAACGAAATACCTTCATGCTTGCACTCGAGCAAGTTCCAAACCATCGAAAACAAAAGTGGAATAGATCGGTGTGTGATCTGCCAAGTTGAATATGATGACGGTGAAGAATTGGCTGCTCTTCCTTGTCAGCATCCTTATCATTCAGAATGTATAGGCGAATGGCTTCAAATCAAAAGGGTTTGTCCCATTTGTGGCACAGAAGTTTCATCCCCCAATGGTTCTAAAAATGAATGA